In Alosa alosa isolate M-15738 ecotype Scorff River chromosome 19, AALO_Geno_1.1, whole genome shotgun sequence, a genomic segment contains:
- the pth2 gene encoding tuberoinfundibular peptide of 39 residues: MCYLTSPRLALLLLVLISVTLVTSGFPQHRLRPLRYPSPIGQDDSKGEQWEIHYPSISLRDWSIQMSAPDFASAKPKSEILGGDEWVPMTQSQMGEELSKGWPSDWMAQPVNEAKRNIVVADDAAFREKSKLLTAMERQKWLNSYMQKLLVVNS, from the exons ATGTGTTATCTTACTTCACCACGTCTTGCCCTTCTGCTGTTAGTCTTGATTTCTGTGACCTTAGTGACCTCTGGATTTCCCCAACACCGACTGAGACCTTTACG ATACCCCTCTCCCATTGGCCAGGATGATTCCAAAGGCGAGCAATGGGAGATACACTACCCTTCCATATCACTCCGCGACTGGAGTATTCAGATGTCAGCTCCAGACTTTGCTTCAGCCAAACCCAAATCAGAGATTCTTGGTGGAGATGAGTGGGTTCCCATGACCCAATCACAAATGGGAGAGGAGCTGTCAAAGGGTTGGCCCAGCGACTGGATGGCCCAACCAGTGAACGAAGCGAAGAGGAATATCGTAGTTGCAGATGATGCAGCCTTCCGAGAGAAAAGCAAACTTCTAACTGCAATGGAGAGACAGAAATGGCTCAATTCTTACATGCAAAAGCTTCTAGTTGTGAATTCATAG